Genomic segment of Cataglyphis hispanica isolate Lineage 1 chromosome 23, ULB_Chis1_1.0, whole genome shotgun sequence:
AAAGAACAAGGGGAGCTAGAGCTCCTCTCCTCTTCCCCTAACAGCGGTGGTTGTATGTACACGCGAGGTTGCATGCCCCGGGCTTCCTCTCCCTCCGCGAAGGCTCTGGGCGTCGGCGCGTTTGATCCCGCCTATCACTTCCCCTCCGTAGCGCGAATGGTAGGGCGTTCGTAGCGCCGATTGGCCGCGGACCGGTTCGCGAGGTCGTACctgcattaattattctaaataagtCGTCGCCCCTGCGGCGGCTGATTATAGAGTTTGCAGTGCCATAAATAGAACCCGTTTACAAATCGTGCTCTCGAGGAATAATGATCGCCGCACCGTGTCGTGCCGCGCTGGACCCGCTGCATCTCGTCGCTCGTTTTGCGAGCGTGAACGGTGAGGtggaggagggagaggggtGGGGGCAGGGGAAGGAAAGGGAGAGCGAAGGgtttgcgagagagaaaaactaATCAATCCCTGACGTCTCAGAGCGGCGATTGGTCTTGCCGTAgatgttctctctttctctctgtctttttctttctctatgggagaaagagagagagaactttgTGAATTTGCTCGCGGCTTTGTTCTAACGAGAGGAATTAAAAGCGGCTTGTGCATTTCGGTGATTTGCCTCTTCGTCtgattgtatacatataacgaATGACGGATCGGCGATCTCTCCGAATAGGAGAGTTTGTAATAATGTCGTACCTGCTTCCGAACAGCTGATGACGCGCAGCCAGTTAGTCTTGCGAATTGTTATTTGTAATCGAATGACATATGGTTTATAacgatgattaaaaattttaacagtcACGCTACTTTAATactgaaatttattctttcttgctTTTGAGATCTATTTACCAAAGAgatatatcgattaataaaatatagatcatctaaacatttttaacgatgagaaagagaattataatGTGGCTATTAaggataaaatagaattataagtACACGGAGTATTGCTGACATTCTGTCGGCAGAAGACGAAAAGAACGCAAATATGTCTgtgtatcatataattatatcttatcgtATTTTCCTTGGTAATCAAATTTTcaacgtaattaaattatcaatcgctaaataaattgctaaagaaataacaagttttttcattatttattaatgacattATCATACTGACATATcagtatatattgtttttttttgtcaacaaATACAATGATAATAGatctcttaaataataaaagaactgTTTGATGCCATGAGTTTAGTTCGATTTTAATCGATCCACGATTTAGCCCGACAATTTCGCATGGAAATTCTTGTGAAGCTTGCCTCGATCTGACGCTGTATTGATAGATGGACACGTTACAGTTATTTATAGTCGCTATCTCTATTATTGTCCTTACACGAATCGAGCTCGTGGCTAATGATCGCCTTGCGGCTCACATGGCAGCTGGTATCCATGTTGAGGTGTGGCCATTAATAAAACCGTCGGCTGTGTAACGGAGATCTTATGCGCTCCTTCGCGGACTTCACGACGAGGAGAACAAAGGAATCGCTTTTTGTCGGGTCGAGCAACACATAGAAACCGAGCAACGACAGTCGTCAACAAGACGCCCGTGGCAAAAAATACTTACTTTCTAAAGCCGCTTGTATCAGAGGGAATCGTATATTCTTTCCTGAAAATAGATCTTTTTACGCGAAGGGACGAGCGCGCATAATTCGCCGACATCGTCTACATGGCGAATAAAGAGATGCTAGTTCACGAGGAAATACTAGAGATGAGCGTAAAAAATGTACCTTGAAGTAACGACATGTGTCAGTCACATGGATGACAATTACAAAAAGttgcatattttatcttaaaaaccTTTCACtggctaaaaataatttatatatttttttcatttagttttGGATTCGAATATGATATGACAATGCAATGTAATGCAAATATTCGattttgacaaggaaaaaggaatgacaaaaatagaaaatattaaaaatcaattaacaaagtaaaaaagattaaattatttatattagattaaaaaaaattatttatatgtgcattttttaaattaatttatattagatattattagcatgtttgtataattataaaacaaaattgctttttttctttgacataACATCTTTGAAATAACATCTTATATCTACTTTAATTGATCAGATAGTCAAACTACTGTGTTACGTTAATTCGAggagtttaattatttcaaaactaTCAGATGATCaacactaaaaataattaaatgagacAAATGGTACGTTAATGGagggaaatataaataacattgttAACACGAATGGAACCAATGACTTGTAAATTGTGGTATATTATTTGAAGTTTAAAGGCCATCGATATGAACAATAATTGacgtgaaaaaaatgaaacttcCGTAATTTACGACGTTTTACGTAAGCGCAAGCGAGCTGTGATCAGCTGATCAGCTGATAAAAATGTTGAGTTATGCCAAGTGCGAGTATGCCATAACTTTCATCTGAAAACTGATCTCAATGCTAATTACATGCTCACTCTTCGCTTCATATTGTTCTATCAAATAGCGTTAATGAGCTTGTTAACTCGACGCACTTGGCAAAACAGTTAGTTCATTATTTGGCAGGTGCCTGGAATTTCATAAATGATTTATGATCTTTTAAATCATCGCGCTTGCATcggatgatattttaaatagaaaaaaactgttaaaatatgtacgtcatatattttataataagaagtgtcttttcatttcttatgTCTGTTACTAAAGTACATAGTATACTTTAGTATATATCGtacaagaatttttcaaatgtcattttacgttcattttaattcgataataaacataagcaatttttatattttctagtattcttttttttgtagcaGCAAATAGATAATTCTAAATTCGCTTATCAATGTTTTCTATATACCTGTACATaaagttttattgaaataaaagttttggATTAATCACACACaggtaaaaaatttgttttaaatttaaaagatattatatgttCCAAACGAtccatacacattttttatattaatttaatataatatggatACGTTAATTGGCGACACTAATActatgtgaatattttaacacaaaataaatataaacttcaaagtaatttgaactaaattttgtgtaaaattaatatatttttaatgataaaattaatttggagaAATGTTATCGACGATCTGTAATCACTTACCCTCTTATTGTAGaacaaaattaacattttttctataaattttaacaaataaattctgtTACTAATAACACAGAATAaatctattgtgtaaaattaaaaatagatatccattgtgttatttttacacttttttaaagttgttttaataatttaagacttgagtttaattgaaataaaagcaatatgttaaattaatgtttgacACATGAAATCAAAtatgaaatgtcaaatattgaGCACAAAAATTTGAATCGGCACATATTTCgacaagaaaacaaaaattgttcaaCTGCgtgaattttttctattaaattccaTTTCCACTCCAGTGAGTATTACTCACCTTTCATCTCGTTTTCTGGAGCGTGTTTTCTTAGGCGTGAACGGTTGGTCGAGTGTCTCCGTCAATTACCGCGCGAAACATCTGACTTTTATCGCGTGCTCGACTTTTGCATCGCGTTACATCGCGGGCTTTAATTGCGACCGTTTTAACGACGACTCCTTATACGTCTCGCGTGCTCCTAATGCGTAGCCTCGTTGCTTTCATGTCAGGTCCGAATAACGCTTCCTTCGTAGGAAGGAGCATCCCATACGATTAGACGTTAAAGAGTTAATGGCCGAGTAATCTTGTTGCGTTGATTAACTGGCGAGCATATCGTCGTCGCCGTTCCACGTGACGATCACACGCTGCGAATAGGAAGCGCTGCTTGAAAGACTCTGATTTTGATCTAGTTTGTTTTACATCTCCTGGAAATGACagatactataaaatatatttctgtatacCTTATTTAACCTGGCGGGGTAATAATAAAGGTTCCCCGTTATACGCGAACACACGatccttataaaatattctggaAGTATCTTTTGAATTGTTAAGCATTGAAATGCGATGCGCGTGTAGAGATTTACGATGCAGAACTGATTacggaaaatatattacacggTAGCTGCGTCGTGTAAAGTCACGTGAGGCGCAAACAAAAGACTCGTCCCTCGTTTTCTAATCATCTCGGAAACGTCAGTGCGATTAAGCGATCTAGGAATAAGTTACGCTGAATAAGATATAGAGGCGAAAACTAGATATACGACGTACATAGATAATGCAttgagcgagagaaagagggagagagaaaggatgaTGTTGGAAGAGAAGCAGAGAGGAGAACAGCATCTGCCGTATAGGGTGGGTAATACATTTGTTCGTTAACCGTCGCAAAGCCGTCGAGGGCAGAAAAAAGAGGAGAATAAAAGAGGGTCGTGGCTGATGGTGTTGGTgcaaatttttgtatgaaGCGATTCCGTCGCGCGACGATAAAATCCACGTCGCATCGAGATGAAGGGCTAGGGGAGGTATGAAGGGATGAAGGGATAGCGCTCTTCGGCATGAAGAAACGAATTAGTCGGCTTCAACCTCTGATCGGGTCGACAACATTGCCAGGGTGGGGGAGGGACAAAAGTATGGAGTAGAGGGTAGAACATAGAGGGGAGTTAGGCGTGGTGTGGTGGGAAAAGGGGCGAGAACATGGGCGAGACCTGCGAGTCGGATGCGTGGAGGGGGAACTCAAATGGGGCGGAGAGAAGTGAGTATTCTCGTTATTGTACGCACAGTGGCGCGGATATCCGTATATTTATACAGCGTACAATATCAAATGGATCGTGAATCCCGTAAAAATTCTgcttttgtacaaaattaaaagaaattaatataaatataatttataattctaattttatttcaaatattgtttatttatttttttttaaatttacatattaaaggTTTCTatctaatttgttttttatattgacaTATCTTTGagttgatttaataaatttagtaaataatttaattttatgcatatcaaaattgaagacatattttaatgtcaaatattgtgaatattaatattacaaaaaaatattaatattataaattgattcgtATATAAAAACTGGATTCTTGAGCTAAGATTGTTAAATGTCTCATCGATTAATCAACCGATCGTCGCAAAGAATAAAGAGAGACGAATCTTATCGTGGAAGAAGCGTAACATTGATTTCCAGGAAATTCCGTGAGCATAGCCCCCTACTATCTGTACCACTGGCAGTGGGGATGACGACAGGCAGAAGGGAGCATGGTACACCTTACAGTAAGGTAGGCGGAGCCTTTGACCGAAGAGTTAATAGAGATACAATCGAGAGTGTCTAGTGCACTGCACTCCGGACTGCGGCGTAGGAGGAGTGAAGGGGACGTGGGCGAGGAGGGACAGGCGGTAAGTAGGGACCGCTGGTCCCCTAGTTTAGACATCACTGAGCGACGGATGGACAGGCAGTCAGACCCGTCACAGCACTCGCCAGAGTACTCGGAAACCCTCGGGAAAAGCCGATAGCAGGAGTCTCCAGACCGGCTCCGAAGGCGAGCCGATAATTAACACGCCACTACCATATTGGATGCATGAATACTTCTAAAGTATTTCATGCAATGCCTCTATCGTGCGATACATTAAGATACGTTCGAggcgattataataaattccaaGTTTCCAAGAGAGTTAATTGAGCAGTGGCTAACAAGATAACATTTCGTGCAATCACGAAATAAGTGACTCGTGATGAATATAGCGACACGTGAACGATGACAATATTGGTGAATGGTGTTTAATGAAACTGTAAACTTTTGAGATCACAAACGACTAAGAAATTCACATTTACGTGACATTGATAAAGATTTACGCGAGAGCACAGTGGACAGTGAAATCATGTGTTCTCTTCTCGATATGGCGACTCCCTAGTCGGGGACTAGTGTGACTATCAATCTTCTGTCTCATCTTATCGAGCAACTCTAAGCGACTCTCtaatacgagaaaaaaatgactCTTGTGGCTATGGAGAGCGCGTACAGGTTGCGATTGGGAGTTGCAAGTCACCATCATCACGTGCTGTCATCGGAGAGCCACGTAGTGCCGCGTCAGGATCGTCAGCCGGATCACCAACAGGACACCGAGAGATCATTGCCCTTCAGCGTCGTCAACATTCTCAAGCCGGATTTCGGTCGCGAGGCCATTCTCAACACGAAACTACCCAACGAATCCGCAGTGTCCGCTATTATTCCCGCGCAGCATCCGCAACACAGTCCACTTCCGCTCCCGCGCGATCTCAGCCTGTCATCCACGCGCCTCTCGTCCCCGCAGTCGCCTCAATTGACGAATTATTCGGTTCATCGGGAGAAGGACGCCTTCTCGTCCCTTTGCGGGATCACGTCACCCCTGCAGAGGCATGGCAATGGGCTCAGCAGAAGCGGCAGTCTCGAGAGCCTCGCGTCCAGCAGAAGCTCGGTCACCAGCAGCTCGGTCACTGGCCCACCGTCCTTGTGTTCCACATCGTCCACAATCGGCGATTCTTTGAACGGCGAAAACACCGGCGGTAACACGTTGACGAGCCAGCAAAACGGTTCCAACAGCCAAAGTCTATGGCCGGCGTGGGTATATTGCACCAGATACTCGGACAGGCCCTCCTCTGGTTAGTTTGAcagatataaatcttttacattttttttatataaaattgaaatatattttataagaatttaatttctttattactagtaataattgtgaatatttgatacaaataGATTGGATGATCGCATTGTTTTTGATTTTAcctgttgattttttttttacaacatgtCATCTCATGCGGATATCAGTTTCGTGCTTTTTGTTACATCGCTCTAACAATGTGCGCTAAAAAACAAACAGGTTAGAAATTTATCGGATTTTTCGTGAGCACAGTACGTGACTGGTACGTTTAACTACATGCAAGAAGAACTTGCGTGGTCACAACGTCGGAAATGTCTATCAAGATGTTTTATTCACTTACGCCGCTCTGTGTAGTCACAAAATCACGATCGAccgctaattaaaatttctatcaaggtatgtttgaaaaattatgcggCACAGAGATAAGTAAAATCCTTTCGAGCAAAATGCCGTTTTTTCATCCGCGCTTATCGCCAAGCTTTGCATCTGAAAGTCACGGATCGAACGAAAAAGTCACCCCAGGTTTCCTTCGCGCGCGATTAAGGGGCTTAACGTAAGCgctgtttttttgtttttgttttttttatatatataatcgctgTCCTTTCGCGAACGAATCATACTTTCTCGACTTAGCGACTCTATTCGTTCCGACAAACGGGAACAAAATAGCTTCAGGGTGCACGACAATGACAACGAAAACACGACGCTTAATGATAAGAATACACGAAACGAAACGTGACGTACAAATCGCGATTCGGTAACTTGGTAAACTTATGTAAATGATtgctcgctctctttctctcaactCGCGGGAACGAATAACCTTAAATGTCTAATTACCATTGTTATCATTAGACAATCgttctgtaaataaattatgcgacACACAGTCGACGTATGGACTTAATGTCCGTTTCATCGCTCGATATTACCTCGATATAAGTTATTAACTTCGCACAGGAGACCTGTCGAAAGGATCACGAGCTGCATAAGTTATAATCTAATAGCGACGACTTAGATAGACGAGGTCAACGGCCCGGTGTCACCTGCGTTCGTTCGCAGGACTTAATTGTGTACAGCCTACATTCGCGAAACTACCCTCTGCAATCAGTGTTTCACATACGATGCTGctattcttctttcttcggCGTTCCTTCggttttcatttctttctctctcaagtGGAACATCCATTAGTTCTTCATCTGCACGTCGAAGTGCACTCGACGTGCACTCGATGTGCACTCGTTCGCGAGTTTCGATCCGATAATCGCGTTGCTAATTGCCGAGAATCGCCCATTTAGCTTCCGTGAGCCTCTTCATCGCCAAACATTAATCCtcgattgtaaatttaatgtttttttaaaatgataaaaacattGATATTAAGGACAGATAGATCTTTACAAAGAAACAgagataatgatttttttttaacaataataatatgagaataattatatgtaatatattttattgtatgctATTGATGATAATTACAGCGCACCTTGTATAGAGATATAATGTACTACAACTGCAAGCGTTTGCGTTTAATGGTTTCtcttcaaagataaaaaaatcattgcatAGCATGCGGATGTATTTTAGCTTCACACATGATTGcgttatctaaataattaaacaaaaattaaaagcgtGTAACGCTCAGAACTGGTCGTTATAAACGTTACTTTGATTACGAGGCGGCAATGGAAGGCggtaatcgaaaaataattcattatcacATTCAAATGCGTACTTCACGGAGTGATTCGATCATTAAAGTGAAAATAAGAAAGCACGCATAACTCGATTTGTATGAGATTTCCATGATATTTACATacgagatataattttgtacaagACATTCCTACGCGATTAGTCGAACCATTTCCGTCTTCATTAAATTCCAAAGCCGGTTACTCAGATATAGTTATTTCCAAAGTATCCTTCTTACTGTGCGAACGAGCTCGTTCGCGCTCTCGTCGTCGCAAAAACGCTGAATCACGttgatatgtgtgtgtgtgtggacaAATTGATGAGAACGCCCACTTTCCGCCGCGACATAATGTCTCCTTCCCTCAGCCACGTTGTCTCGGATTAAAATCACAAAAGTCTGAAGATTAATGCGAAGAATTCCTTTGTGGTTTCAGGACCGCGTACAAGGCGAGTGAAACGTTCGCAGAACAGCAAGAGCAGTGTGCCGGAAGAGAAGAGACCCAGGACGGCCTTCAGCGCCGAGCAGCTGGCCAGGTTGAAAAGAGAATTCTCGGAGAATCGATATCTGACGGAAAGGAGGAGGCAGGAGCTCGCGGGAGCTGAACCTAAATGAGGCCCAGATCAAGATCTGGTTCCAGAACAAACGGGCGAAGCTGAAGAAGGCGAGCGGACAGAAAAATCCGTTGGCTCTTCAACTAATGGCGCAAGGCCTTTACAATCATTCGACCGTGCCGgtggacgacgacgacgaagagaTCGTAAGCGAGAGAAATCGTTGAGAGAGCCGCGTAAATGTAAATGGAAACGATGAAACGACGAGTTGAAGATTGGAATGATGTGTTGCTACAGCCACGGCACTCTTAGGAACCAGCGTTGAGTGTTATCGACAAAGaaagacattaaaatatttataaaatattacataatataacaatGAACGGTGATTGAATGAagactgaaaataaaatgcaacaaCAAAACTGTTATGAAAAGTACAATCCAAAAAGTAAGGTAAAAGGTAAGAAAGGATGAACAGTAAATCGATAATTCGATAAATAAGGTAATATACCTAACCTAACAACTGTACGCATATGTCTTGTTAcctaatttattgaattgccctctatatatatcttgacGAATGCCGAGGGCagaattttgcataaaaattaacgaATATATACTGTATGTTCATAATTTATgcatgagagaaaaataataaaaaattatttgattttaacttttatgtaaatatatgcagAATATATTGCTAAAAGAATGGGGgagataagattaaaaaattttttgcaacaataattatacttgaaaaatgtgagagaaaaataatggaaaattattcAGTTTTAACACTTTTGTGCTTAAATACAGTGGGTATTtgcagaattaaaataatactcacaagattttatgaaaatgaattaataatttaaatattagtgtGTCTgtacgtaattatttatatattttattcttatgcaAAGTTTTGCTTGATCTCGTGAAGTTTTATCTATTCCTAGCCACTAGATTATACCGGAACTATTGCCACTATCTAGTGGCAATAGAACACGATTCAAATCGTGAAAAATTTGCTTTAGTTGTATGAGGAGTCATTCGTTTAGCATATATCGTATAAGGGCTTTAAATCTAAAGTGTACCTAGTGTGCCGTAAATTAAGACTTACgcgcttaaaaaatatatatttagaataggtttttaagagagagagagagagtcagaTTTAATTAGtacatatcaaaataaatgaatcctatatgtcaaaaatataaattatttatttcattgtacaTAGTGTGTAAATAGTTTGTGCTcttgtgtatatgtaaaatatcgaaTAGATTAGTTAAAACATGGTTACTATACTACGTGAAACGATCTcgcattgtatatacatatattatgcatataatcCTCGATTCTCATAAACATCTTAGATagatatatgttatacatGCTTATATTTCCGCaacaaatgataataatattctatgtaATTCGCTTACGTTTCGTCTCCgattaaatcgaaataaaagaaaatctttaatattctttccCCTCAACCATTTTATTtcccaaaattatttatcacttatcaatattaataagaagTATCTCGCGCAGTAACGAtgacaaatatacatacaaaattaataatattactataaaaaaatcaaataatgaaGATGAACTAATGAAGATGGCAATTTAAAGAGACGCGTATTGCTTCGCTTATgcgaaagtaaaataaaaatgaaaatgcaaTAACAATGTGTTATAACTTGATTACcatttcatcatttatattgCCGAGAAATGCTTAAGATGCTGCCGTTGCGGTAGAAACACTCGACTAAAATTATCCTCGTGTTAATTAGCATCGTTAATTAACGTCGTACTGGCATTTCCGATGCTGCTCTTTACGCGCGCGACAGCGTCGCGTTTTTGGAAAGGCGTTTTATTTCATCGGGAAAACTCTCAAAGTTCTCTCGTTTCTGGTCGCGACGCGCTAATTGATCCCGAACTAACGAGCCGCCCGGTATCTCCACCAGTCAACGCAACAACGCCGAGATACTCGAGTGGGATGTCTGGAAGCTGTGTGATACATAATCCCTGTCACTGTGAAATTGATTTTGCTCTTTTCGAGGATGTCGAGATTCATGCGCTGTTcagatttacaaaatattcaaatatcaaGTGCATTTCTTTTCGcgccaaattaaaaaaaaaaaaaatcattaattttgagagagaaaatctaaaaaaaagaaattaacaagctttattacatacataattaattgttgactcgtattttttttttttttttatctagacAAAGTATATGCTTTCTGTTGATTTAACTCGAGAATCTTGCAAATTTTGACTTATTGTTAGGTGCCTTTAAATAAAGTGCCATCGAGGCTGAAGGTACGCCGCTTGTTCGCACGCGGACCATGATATGGCGATCGATGCGAGATAAACGATATACAGGTGCGCACCTGTTTGGCGATATATAGGCGCGTATGCCTGATACGAGCGCGATCGGATTTACGAgcgcactttttttttttccccagcATTGTACGTAGCAAGGCTATTTCGCGGCGGCGAGGGACGATTATGGTGGTCAAAAATGCGGAAAGATATCGCGCACGTGTGTTATTTGATTTACGTAATGTCAAGAATTAAGCGCAAATATCGCGTGATCCAAAGCTCACaatcgtattttaaattttgatcatttattttctcgccAAGTGTCATTTCTTAACGATTTGTGCGTCAATTAATTACGAGATACGAGCTCTTCAGGATTTATAAGTTCGCGTTGTTTGGCTTTTATCGAGCAAGCTTGAAATGTATAATCGCCTTCACGTTAACGAACCGCGTCTGTGTGcattgcataatatattattaattaccatAAATTTGAATGGCAAAGAAGCGAAGATGAGTACTAAGGGGGATAGTCTCTGTCATTAGAGATTCATGGTTAATTAATTCACGGTATCAACGCCCTGATTAGCAGGATGATGcacatttttgataattatagcagtacacatataaatttagcTTACAAGCGTAAATTACGCATTCAAATCGTTAAGTAATAATTCTTCGCGTATATCACCGAATTATTCCTTCGTATCATTCTCTAAAAACGTGGCAAAAGAGGcctatcaatttttcataccCGCTACTTTTTCTAAACAATTCCTTGATAATCGCTCGAACTCAATATTTTGCCAGCCGACCGAGAGACCGAGACATTATTActtatcattaatttcaacGATGGGATGCGGGATCGCGAAAGGGGACGCCAGCGACCCCTCCATCCTCGTTGGAAACAACAAGCGCACGGTGGCCCAAACCAGGGATAAATTACAGAGTCGTTGTCCTGGCCATTGTATTTAACTGTGGCGATGCGTAATTGCTGGAACGCCGTTGTATACGCGGGCGAGAGAAGGAGGGTTGGATGCGCGAGAGGGATGCTGATGTGTGGTAGAaagtgagtgagagagagagagagagaggacggaGGGAGCGAGAAGGGACACGCGGTTAGAGGTGAGGTACCGTGCCATGTCGAGAGGACCCGGCAAAGCGAgaggggtggggagggggagggaagggggtCCTCGCCGTTGCTGTGGTCGAGAACCATAGTCAACTGGAATGGCCATTAGAGGTTTGTACGTTTCCCGCCAGTGGCTCACTAAATTTCGCCTTCTTATGCCCCCCCCCCCCTTACGCGCACCGCCACCCTTGCGATCCACGTGAATTAATGGCTGCGGTGCGGCCGCCGCACGGTTTATTACAATATCAGCAAGCGCTGCGGCGGCGCCGAGTTTCGCGTGAATTTCGCGTCTCGCGACGGACGTTCGGTTCTCGATATCAGCCGGAACTGCGCacattcagaaatatatacgGAGCTCGGATGATGCGAGCTCGTTAACTCTCGATTGCTACGATTAGCGTTCAATGttttatctcgattttttataaattttattactttttttattttatttacttatttcattGTCGATTTTAgtataaactttgttttattattttatttcttaaagtataaactttattattttattatttcatggcaataaattaaaaaaaaaaaaaaaaataaaaaatagacaatttttatatttatttactcaaattaaattaacaccgacagaatatttgtattattcgtAAATACAATAGCGTAGTGTGAGTCGAAAAgctttaatcaaaattgaaatattctatGAAATTCAGAGACTCTTTTcctattttgttttttgtctTCACAttcacatatacaaatatacaattttatttttttttctatcgataccagtagtataattttttttgacacatGCGTCTTGGATGTATCGATGTACAGCAATAATTATCACAGATTTGACAGAAGACGTTGATCCTCGCACTGAA
This window contains:
- the LOC126857858 gene encoding LOW QUALITY PROTEIN: homeobox protein engrailed-1a-like (The sequence of the model RefSeq protein was modified relative to this genomic sequence to represent the inferred CDS: inserted 2 bases in 1 codon), with translation MTLVAMESAYRLRLGVASHHHHVLSSESHVVPRQDRQPDHQQDTERSLPFSVVNILKPDFGREAILNTKLPNESAVSAIIPAQHPQHSPLPLPRDLSLSSTRLSSPQSPQLTNYSVHREKDAFSSLCGITSPLQRHGNGLSRSGSLESLASSRSSVTSSSVTGPPSLCSTSSTIGDSLNGENTGGNTLTSQQNGSNSQSLWPAWVYCTRYSDRPSSGPRTRRVKRSQNSKSSVPEEKRPRTAFSAEQLARLKREFSENRYLTERRRQEXSRELNLNEAQIKIWFQNKRAKLKKASGQKNPLALQLMAQGLYNHSTVPVDDDDEEIVSERNR